CCCCTCGACCAGGCCGGCTGGCACGAGGTGCAGCTCGTCGCGCACTCGCTCGTGCCGCTGGCCGCCGCCGAGTTGCGCTACTGCTCGCCCACCGCGCGCAGCCGCGCCACCGGGGAGGCCCTCGGCTACGCGCCCCTGGTCCAGCCGGCCCTCCGGGACTGCGACATGGGCCGCTGGCGCGGCTGCACCTTCGCGGACGTCGCCGCCCGTGAACCCGCCGCCGTGGACGCCTGGCTCGCCGACCCGCGCTCGGCCCCGCACGGCGGCGAACCGCTGCTGGCGTTCATCTCCCGTATAGGCGGCTGGCTGGACACACGCCCCGCAGACAACATCGGCGCCATCGTGGCCGTCGCCGAACCGGCGGTCATCAGGGCGGCCATCGTCTACGCCCTGCACGCCCCCGCACCGACCTTCTGGAACGTGGACGTCCGCCCGCTCTCCACGGTCACTCTCATGGGCGCCCCGGGCCGCTGGAGCCTGCGCCTCGACGCCCGCGTCTGACCGGGGCGCGCCGTGTGCTCGGTGTGCGCTGTGTGCGTGCCCCTGGCGCGAAGCGCTCAGCC
The nucleotide sequence above comes from Streptomyces sp. NBC_01716. Encoded proteins:
- a CDS encoding histidine phosphatase family protein, encoding MSVRVTLVAAARSSAPLAERFDDDRPLDQAGWHEVQLVAHSLVPLAAAELRYCSPTARSRATGEALGYAPLVQPALRDCDMGRWRGCTFADVAAREPAAVDAWLADPRSAPHGGEPLLAFISRIGGWLDTRPADNIGAIVAVAEPAVIRAAIVYALHAPAPTFWNVDVRPLSTVTLMGAPGRWSLRLDARV